The Rhizoctonia solani chromosome 1, complete sequence sequence TGGTGGCGCGTTTGTGTCGTGAAAGATGGATACAGAAGATGAGTAAGTCCCAGTCGCGCcaataagcgccagagcTCATCCGCGACAGTGTACCAAACAAAGACAAGCTAATTTCAGACTGCCAAAGTAACAGCCAGTTGAACGATGACGATCAAGTCCAGAATCATGGTCCATGGGCTAGATGTATCTTCTGTAAGTCTACGATTTAGGAAAGAAGATCTAACCAACTGGCTCATGCCCCCACGACGTTCGCGCCAGGAAGCATCCATCTCAAAGTGATGCTAGTTCTCAAGCATCGAGGTATCTCGATAACGTTCTCTCTATCAGCCACCTCTTTTTTATACTGACCAGCACCCAACATACTTTCTATTTCGACCCCCGTAATATCAACCATGTCCGACCCGCGGTATGCGATTCCATGGGTCCATTCCCACCGAGCTTCTCCTTCCATAATAACAATCGATCGAGGAGGAAGCCATACTGATATCGCCTGCTTCTTGACTTCATGTGCAAAGTCCATCACTATTCCGCTCGCGAGTGAAACGATGATTATGCCATCCGCAAAACGATTTGGCAGGTCAATATGAGGTTTGATGCCTTCTCCGGGATTGTATCGGTTCAAAATAGCTTGCCTCGCTTGGCCAGGCACGGGGGAGAATAGCTTGCGTTGTACATCCGATGGAATTTCTGGGCCAGAAAGTGTTTGTTCCAGCTCCTCGACCAGCCTCTCAAGGAAGTCAGGAAGCCCTGATGACTGGTTTTCGGAATGCTCCTGTTGTGGAGCCAGAGATTGCTTAGTATACGAGGCGCGAGGCCTGCCAAAGAGCATGATTTGATTGGCACCTGGTCGTGCAAAATAGCCATGCTGTTCGAGACTCGCCAAAAGATAAGATTCTATTTCCTCCGTTATCTTTAGCTGAGAATGAAAATGCAGACCAGGAATACGTATGCCAGCCGCGTGGGACATCGCGATCGAACCTCCATGAGGATGGCCATGGATCGCGGACGAGGCTTCACAGCTATCAGTGGTGGGTCGTGACATAGACTCGTCATCCGATGGATAAGGTTCGTCGAATAGGGAGTCATAGCTTTCATCTGACATTATTCGCTTGGTcgaaaaaggaaaaggttGTATGGACCTTGCAAGCTATGGTTGCCGCTGGCACGTAGTTAAAATATGTTCACGTGATTAAATATTTAAGTACAGTATGAGAATAAATACAAAGCCGCATTGAAGCCAGCTGGTTCCAAGGACCAGAAATGCACAAATGTGTTTAATTTAAGCCCGATTCTTTTTCTCGGTTTTTATCCAAACTCGTCCACTATCCCACTGTTGCGTGCCGATGTACGATGGCACTAGCTGGTATTTCAGCTCCGAACCAATGGGAGGACGCACAAAATGCACCccgcctcttcctcttccgtACACCCAGCTCCCAAAATGAATACTATCGAGTGATCTTAGTCTTTGAGCAAGAGTTTCAGCCACAACCTTCTCATTGTTGTGTGTGCTAGTCCCGAATTCCTTGACGCATTTGTCGCAGTTAGACTCAGGCGTCCGCTCGTTCACAGGCATGATTGGATGCCCGGTGAGATGTGCGATACAAATCTCTTCCTGGGAAAGATGAATGGGAAGTGATAGAGATCGGATGTACTTTAGGTTTGAAAGAGCCTGCGCTAACGCATCCTTGAAATGATTCAGAAGGCTTTCAGATTATATGACAAGATGTTAACATACCGCTAGTTGACCGGCAGACCGCGTTGGTATTGGAAAAGGGAGTCTGGTCTCGTCGATGCACTCTTTGCAATCGGATGCAGCACTGTAAAGGCCAAGTCGTCTTAAAGAAGGACAATTCCCCGCTATATTGGCCAAGAGCGGTTCTAAATCTTGAAACTGTTCCACAGACACGCACGAGATCTCAAGAGCAATAATCGATCGAGGTATGCATGGTACGAGCAGTCTGACCAAGTGAAAGTTCTCTGGAGACTCCTGCCAGGCGACGTGCATGTTGACAGAGAGTATTTTAAGATTCTCATATCGCTTTAACCGTGTTACAGCTTGTGGGTCGAGTGCGGCAGGGAAGATATGGATACGTCTACAATAGGTCAGTAGAAGTTTAGTCTGGCAAGCTCATAAAAGCCACTTACGATACAGTCTGAAGTAGGTTAATGGGGGCGAACCTTTCAATGTCCTTCCAGTCAGACCTCTCTCTAATAAATATAGATGCGAACCAGCAGTCGAGCGCAGCTCTCCTGAACAAACGAGACGAGATAGACATGCTTTGAATACAAGGCCATTCGAGTTTTTTGAGGTCGTACTTGACGTGGGCCGGAGGAGAAATGAGATGACGAGCTATTTCGTACACCAGCTCGCGAGGTAACTCTGGTGGTGACATTGCAGGATGCCCGACATTGAGAATTGACCTCAGCCATATTTGAAGGATGACGGGAGTAATTTTGCAGCGGGGGAAACGAGCAGTTCACAGCTGAACGTTGTTTGCGCTGGGAGGGCATGCCTATTGCTCAATAATGTGGGGTAATTCCTGTTGAGGGTGAAGCTTATCTTGGGTGTCCGAGGTCCCGGGGTCCATATCTAACCTCCATTTTAGACGCTCTGTGCGGGAGACCTGCATATATCACGTCATAGATCTTCGAGAAGGAGCTTTCAAGTCAATATCGCTCTATACAAACACCCAGTCCGTCGGTTTGCTGAGTCTGTCTGCAACCGCCGACGGTCCCGGGAATACTACGAGGTCTAATATACTATAACTCCCGTATTTCAAACGATTTACCGCGTAAATCGGAGCCTTTCCCTCCGACAAACCTCCAGAACTACCTTGTGGACCAACATCCCAAGTGGACACATTTAGGGGTGGGATTTTTCTTGATCATTCATTCACTTTACATGTAACTGTCCTATAGGTACGAGACCGGACATACAGTTGTATTAGTAGATGAATAACTGAGCCACGAAGTACCGCGTCCCTGTTACATCAGCCACGAGTATGCAACCAGACTGATCAAAATCATTAAATATAGATTATATAGGGTAAAAACGATGCATAAATAAAGATTTGAGATTTGATACCCTAATTAAGTTTACCTCTACAAGTATCTTGGGTTTACGATAGACTACGTATCGAAGCTTACCCTGAATCGGGAGATTCAAGTGTATTTGCTATGTTTGATCCTGTGATGGAAAGAATACCAGATCGGACCGTTGCAAAGCCATCTTCTATCTTGATTTACCAGTAATCGGCATTAATTCGACTAGTACAGCGGTCCGTCACCCCGATAAGATCGTATCAGCAACGAGTTTCAGGGGAGTTTGACTGAGATTTCAGCGCCGTGCCATTCATGAGCTAAACTAATGCTTCAAGAATTCAGATGCAGGCAGTTCACGAATCTCGGACAGCACGCAGTTGTATGCACGTACGGGATAACGAAAGTTATCACCGTGAGCATGGTCACCACTAGCCTGGGTAGATCCCATACTTCAGGATTCTCCCTTATCGCGGTACAACTGTGAGCCTTTCATCTCGTCTCGGTACCTCTTCACTTTTTCAGTCCCTAATATCGGAGTACGATTTGGGAAAGTCGATTCGTGGCTCAGGGTCCATCGGGAAGCCAATCAGTAGGTGGGGCTCAGGGTCAACACTCACACCTATCGCCGGCATAAGAGCCAAAAGAGCAAGCCGAGTCATCCAAACTGAGCTGTTCTGCAACACGACCCGATCACGCTTCAACGAGTAGAGTTCGGGGCTAATTTTAAGATACTAAAAATGACCAGCGAAATCCTTAGTACGTACAACTGAAACTGTGCTCACGAATCTAATAAGAGCATTTTTCTAGCATTTGTGACTGGAAACGCAAACAAACTACGCGAGGTCGAAGAGATACTGGCAGCTGGTGGAGTGCCACTAATCATCCAATCGAGAAGCATTGATTGTGAGTAGCCTTTGATTATTAGTAGCAAAAGACAGAAACCAATCCTATGTGCCGACACTCCCTAAGTACCGGAGATCCAAGGGACCGCAGCCGAAGTTTCCAAAGAAAAATGTCGACGCGCGGCTGAGATAGTGGGTGCATGGCTTAGCCTTTATTAACCATGCGGTATGATGCGATGCAGTCGGACAGGTTGGTGGGCCATGCATTACCGAAGATACTAGCCTTGGCTTCGTGGCGTTGAACGGCCTTCCCGGGCCGTACATCAAATGGTTCCTCCGAGAAGTGGGCACTGAAGGCAAGTGCACTCAATTGCCTCATTGAATCCTCGCAGCCGCTGCCGCGGTGATGTCGGGGGTGCCAAGTGACGTTGAGTTGACACCAATCTGGCTCCGCAGGCCTAAACAAGATGCTAGATGGGTTTGAGACTAGAGCAGCGTTCGCCCAATGCAACTTTGCCTATAGTAAAGGCCCAGGCTTCGAACCGATCGTCTTTGAGGGTCGAACAGAAGGCCATATAGTACCCCCACGAGGTCCTTCAAAATTCGGATGGGACCCTGTTTTTGAGCCTCTTGAAGGCGAGGGCAAAACGTGAGCAACATATCTAGAGTGTATAGGAGTACCTAAGCTTGCTTTCAGCTACGCGGAGATGTCAAGTGAAGCGAAAAATAAGATCTCCCACCGGTTTAGATCTCTAGAGCAACTCCGGAAATATCTGGAGGAAGAACTGAAGCAAGGTTGATACGATAAACTATGATAGTAGATAATTACAAATAACATTCATGCCCGCTGCATAAACATTCTATCTATCCAGCTGAGCTGGAAATAAGGTGGACGACAGCAATCGCCCACCACCTAACCCGCGGATGTGCGCTTTTACTTGGCGCCGAGGCAAAAATTCACAATGAATGCCTATTTTCTCGCCAACTAAAGcgaatttgaacaaaaaacgTGGTAAAGTTGTTCAAAAACTTAATTAAAGAGTAAAGATACGAGTTAAATTGCATCATATGTATCGTACAGAACCGTGCATCGAAAATACAACTGGGTTTGGTGGTCTACACGTGACAAGAAACCAACGGTCCTTGCTCGCAAGCACTTGTAATTCGGTCATAGTGGATTCTTTAGTTCAGCAATGGACTCTGTGGTCCTTTTGCACCCCATCTGGTAATCAAAACAATGCCTCCCAGCAAGACAAAACTTCGAAAAAAGAGGCAGATTGGGATTGCTCGGAGAGTGGTATGTTTAATGGTAACAACGGCGAAATGGCAATAGAATGGGCAACCAAAGCGTTCCGAAGCCATCGCCAGACGCCAGGTCACATTCCATACAAGCAGATCGCCCTAGGACATGTACATACGCAAGATAATGCATATACTGGTTAAATCCTTCACTTAGAACTAATTTGAGCGTTTATATATTGACAACACGGACCCCGGAGCCTGCAGATGAGCTAAGGAATCCATCTTGACACAATTGCGAGTGGTCGCGAATAGCGACAGTCGTTCCTCATCACGTGTAGACCGTCGAGCACGGTCATATTTTGGATGCAGAGCGATAAAAAATGGCACCAACGGGATATAAACTAGATACGTATGCTGCTACACAAATTTCGCGTAACTTTACCACGTCTTTTGTTTGAATTCGCTCTAGTTGGCGAGAAAATAGGCATTCATTGTGAATTTTTGCCTCGGCGCCAAGTAAAAGCGCACATCCGCGGGTTAGGTGGTGGGCAATTGCTGTCGTCAACCTTAGTGTGCTTGCCATGCGACGGGCAGTGACTTCCAAGAAAGAGCTGTATTTTGAAATCAAAATGCTACCACAAGGTCACGTGTATTTGGCGCGAGCCCGTTTGTTATTGCACGAACTGAACTACTGTGAGCGTCTCACCCAATTAATCGTATTTGTTCCTAGTAGGACGATCTTCTGAGATAGGTGTGTCAAATAAATCTAAGATAAACAACCTGATACATGAATCATTTATAGGAAGTCATTTTTACTTCGCATCTGTCTATTTGACGCGTCCTTGTCGGGTGGTACGTAGGCTAGTGTACGTCCTGTTGCAGATGCTTATCGTGCGAAATCTCATTCAGCGCATTCAGCAGTATGATGAGCGAAGGACCTTCAAGCAAAGAGACGTCTTCTCTGATCCTTGTGTGAGTTCAATGATTTCTTTAATGACATGGGCCATTCATCGGTGTTTAGATC is a genomic window containing:
- a CDS encoding 2OG-Fe(II) oxygenase family protein produces the protein MSDESYDSLFDEPYPSDDESMSRPTTDSCEASSAIHGHPHGGSIAMSHAAGIRIPGLHFHSQLKITEEIESYLLASLEQHGYFARPGANQIMLFGRPRASYTKQSLAPQQEHSENQSSGLPDFLERLVEELEQTLSGPEIPSDVQRKLFSPVPGQARQAILNRYNPGEGIKPHIDLPNRFADGIIIVSLASGIVMDFAHEVKKQAISVWLPPRSIVIMEGEARWEWTHGIAYRGSDMVDITGVEIESMLGAGQYKKEVADRENVIEIPRCLRTSITLRWMLPGANVVGA
- a CDS encoding histone deacetylase family protein codes for the protein MSPPELPRELVYEIARHLISPPAHVKYDLKKLEWPCIQSMSISSRLFRRAALDCWFASIFIRERSDWKDIERFAPINLLQTVSRIHIFPAALDPQAVTRLKRYENLKILSVNMHVAWQESPENFHLVRLLVPCIPRSIIALEISCVSVEQFQDLEPLLANIAGNCPSLRRLGLYSAASDCKECIDETRLPFPIPTRSAGQLADALAQALSNLKYIRSLSLPIHLSQEEICIAHLTGHPIMPVNERTPESNCDKCVKEFGTSTHNNEKVVAETLAQRLRSLDSIHFGSWVYGRGRGGVHFVRPPIGSELKYQLVPSYIGTQQWDSGRVWIKTEKKNRA